The segment CCCCAGGTAAAATAAATCGTTCAAGCGGCGGCGCTTCTTCCGTTAACATATCTATACGCTTTTCTAAAAAAGTAATAGCTTCCTCAGACAATTTTAATTGCCTATCTTTTATTATGCTTGCTAAATCTCCACCACAATCAAATAATTCATGTTGGATTTTCTCCAAGTCTTCCCTTACATCTAAAAAGGTCTCATGCTCCAGCAAGGATATTGCTTGTCCGACAAAGCAATTTGCTTCATCCACTGTGCCATACGCTTCGACTCTGATGTCATCCTTGGCAATTCTTCCGCCAATAATGCTCGTCTTGCCTTTATCACCTGTTTTCGTATAAATCTTCATTTCATCCCTCTTCTCTAGCTTTTATGCTGCTTTCCCTTCTATCCAAAGCCTCTGTTAAACATTCATAAACACCTTTAGCAACTACTTTGCCTAAAGAAGTGATTGTGCCCGCAAACTCATGATGCTCTCCACTTTGGGTAGCTGCAATAAGTAAGCTGTCTGTTGGAGTACCTGTCGCTGTAGTTCCTGTAAGAGGATCAGCAACTTGTCTGTTACGAAGAACACTTGTCTTCGCCTCTGTCGCTGTCATCGCACATTGCAGAAATGCTTGTTCAGAAAGCTCGCCATTAATAAAAATCCACAGATTGATTGTTCCAGGTAAAATGTACGAGGGATGCTGCTCACTCAAAGCTGCATCCACCGCATGTCCTACACTTGCAGTGACAACAATAAAAACAGAGGAAGCACCTGCTTGATAGCTTCCATACGCAGCATCTTCAAGCTCAACTGCAGTCATCATTCCTACCGTCTCACTCGGCAGAAAACCATTGTTCTCAAGATAACTATTCATTTCCGCCTTATAATCATCACAATGATAGTCTTTATTTACATGTCGATTAACAAAGTATTTATGCCAGCCGACTCCAGCTCCTGTCACACCAGAAGACAGTGTTTTCAGTGGAAAGTTAGTGGTAATAGATATGTAGTCATGGGATATGTGCAAATGTTCTTCACCGATTACTTCTTGCCCTGATTTTTCAGCTGATTCAGGAGAAATAACTAGCTGAGCAGCAGGGACTTGCGGATGTAAGGTTCTCATTACATCTGTTTTATATACCTTTTTTATTGTATTCTCTTGCAGAACTTCCCGAGGATTAGC is part of the Niallia taxi genome and harbors:
- a CDS encoding cob(I)yrinic acid a,c-diamide adenosyltransferase, which gives rise to MKIYTKTGDKGKTSIIGGRIAKDDIRVEAYGTVDEANCFVGQAISLLEHETFLDVREDLEKIQHELFDCGGDLASIIKDRQLKLSEEAITFLEKRIDMLTEEAPPLERFILPGGTNAAAAIHIARTVTRRAERCVVTLMREDENVPDLPLKYLNRLSDYFFALARVVNFRSGVRDIEYVRSAKVFHVDKAIRGEKGPDN
- a CDS encoding adenosylcobinamide amidohydrolase, translated to MLEAKGLSFHYGKKKVLENITFSVQKGEMLGILGPNGSGKTTLFKLISGILEPDSGDLFIKERKLTQYKQKELARIISTLSQQTIETFSYTVKEIVSMGRYAHQIGWIQGLTVEDKAIISRAMEQTGISHYSDSLIGELSGGEKQRVYLAQCLAQEPEILLLDEPTNHLDLSFQKELLDTLKMWSRDKGLTIVCIFHDLNLASLYCDRLLLLHHNQIESDANPREVLQENTIKKVYKTDVMRTLHPQVPAAQLVISPESAEKSGQEVIGEEHLHISHDYISITTNFPLKTLSSGVTGAGVGWHKYFVNRHVNKDYHCDDYKAEMNSYLENNGFLPSETVGMMTAVELEDAAYGSYQAGASSVFIVVTASVGHAVDAALSEQHPSYILPGTINLWIFINGELSEQAFLQCAMTATEAKTSVLRNRQVADPLTGTTATGTPTDSLLIAATQSGEHHEFAGTITSLGKVVAKGVYECLTEALDRRESSIKAREEG